Proteins co-encoded in one Helicoverpa zea isolate HzStark_Cry1AcR chromosome 30, ilHelZeax1.1, whole genome shotgun sequence genomic window:
- the LOC124644569 gene encoding mucin-22-like isoform X9 — MVSIKFLALLAVVAIVAGSPHHKSIKKKVPYAWTVSSSGSSGVTAGASAAGNAGANAVAFSSLRFLAKGIADRNSLSYKAFKWIGGRTAVSSVNDALDIVLTAAAGVGGLINLWIPGLGSLFSSLVIASARISYCVVGQPSSSHFGLVRDGKANINICANGNYGAKWGWKAYAGDYSNAALVIKGYGLENASAKVNQFLAAKGGIQALDGYEKKIASAIVVVAKLFDRDVKTWSSQDVNTVFAKSTEVLGWLANSYYPRLGGYVLADFLRLGSNKNVVNVGLDLSIFQDQLNQISSYKIQQQLLSGVKKCTDQDFNKANDDDDDDDDDDSDENQSDNGTTTKTVSAGGSQTNTGSTIGSTSTTGSGSTTGSTSTTKTVTENGSQINSGSTKTTGSTTGSSSTTGSSSTTGSSSTTGSGSTKGSTSSTGSGSTTGSTSTTKTVTENGSQINSGSTKTTGSTTGSSSTTGTGSTIGTGSTTGSGSTTGSTSTTKTATEGGFQTNTGTTKTTGSTTSSGSTTGTGSTTGSGLTTGSGSTSTTKTVTEGGSQTTSGSTTKSVSTTGSTSTTGTGSTTGTGSTTGSGSTTKSVTEGGSQTTSGSTTDSESQTYNSNNNSDNDSDNNTGNAGQKHKRSDLSDDVNGNDDSDKIEKKKKLINDLINKGKQKQGKAGSTTDVSKTNSGSSTTVTGSGSTTSSGSTTSSGTTTTKGSSTKTVSEGGSQISSGTTTSSGSTTGTGSTSGSGSTTGSGSTSTTKTVTEGGSETTKTTGSTTSSGSTTGTGSTTGTGSSTGSTSSTGSGSTTGSGSTSTTKTVTEGGSQTSSGTTKTTGSTIGSGSTTGSSSTTGSGSTTGSGSTTGSASATGSGSTTGSGSTSTTKTVTEGGSQTSSGTTKTTGSTTGSGSTTGSSSTTGSGSTTGTGSTTGTGSTTSSGSTTGSGSTTGTGSTSTTKTVTEGGSQTTKTSSTTGSGSTTGSGSTTGTGSTSSTGSTSTTKTVTESGSGSTTGSGSTKSSGSTTGTGSTTGTGSTTGTGSTTSSGSTTGSGSTTGTGSTSTTKTVTEGGSQTTKTSSTTGSGSTTGSGSTTGTGSTSSTGSTSTTKTVTESGSKTDSGSTKTTGSTTGTGSTTGSGSTTGTGSTTGTGSTTGSSSTTGSASATGSGSTTGSGSTSTTKTVTEGGSQTSSGTTKTTGSTTGSGSTTGSSSTTGSGSTTGSGSTTGSSSTTGSGSTTGSGSTTGSASATGTGSSTGSGSTTGTGSTSTTKTVTESGSQTSSGTTKTTGSTTETGSTTGSGSTTGSGSTTGSGSTTSSGSTTGTGSTTGSGSTTGSGSTTGSASATGSGSTTGSGSTSTTKTVTEGGSQTSSGTTKTTGSTTGSGSTTGSSSTTGSGSTTGSGSTTGSSSTTGSGSTTGSGSTTGSASATGTGSSTGSGSTTGSSSTTGSGSTTGTGSTTGTGSTTGSSSTTGSGSTTGTGSTTSSGSTTGSGSTTGSGSTTGSASTSTTKTVTEGGSQTSSGTTKTTGSTTGTGSTSGSGSTTGSGSTTGSSSTTGSGSTTGSSSTTGSGSTTGSSSTTGSGSTTGSGSTTGSGSTTATGSTTGSSSTTGSGSTTGSSSTTGSGSTTGSSSTTGSGSTSTTKTVTEGGSQTSSGTTKTTGSTTSSGSTTGSGSTTGSGSTTGTGSSTGTGSSTGTGSATGTGSTSTTKTVTEGGSQTSSGTTKTTGSTTSSGSTTGSGSTTGTGSSTGTGSSTGTGSATGSGSATGSGSATGSGSATGSGSATGSSSTTGSGSTTGSSSTTGSGSTTGSGSTTGSGSTTGTGSTTGSSSTTGSGSTTGSSSTTGSGSTTGSSSTTGSGSTTGSGSTTGSGSTTGTGSSTSSGSGTGSTTSSGSTTGSGSTTGSSSNTGSSSATGSGSANSGTGSNNGYGDEYTKISSTNESSDFSDGSEDSYNQKKVENGKTIEASGSKVEESEGNSASSSYSEERKNRDGSYSKVEKKSSNDAESNSSVADESKSETSSDGSFHSQKHHHVSHSSKKSSSDSSYSYSSN; from the exons aTGGTGTCTATCAAGTTCCTTGCACTCCTGGCAGTG GTGGCCATAGTGGCAGGGTCTCCCCACCACAAATCTATTAAGAAGAAAGTGCCCTACGCCTGGACAGTCAGTTCTTCAGGAAGTTCAGGGGTCACAGCCGGGGCTTCGGCCGCTGGAAATGCTGGT GCAAATGCAGTAGCTTTCAGCAGTCTTA GATTCTTGGCCAAAGGAATAGCTG aTCGTAACTCATTGTCCTACAAAGCCTTCAAATGGATTGGCGGCAGAA CTGCGGTGTCATCAGTGAATGATGCTTTGGATATAGTTCTGACGGCAGCCGCTGGAGTCGGTGGTCTCATCAATCTATGGATTCCTGGAC TTGGCAGTCTCTTTTCATCAC TGGTAATTGCAAGTGCTAGAATCAGCTACTGTGTGGTTGGACAACCGTCAAGCTCTCACTTCGGACTGGTTCGCGATGGAAAAGCTAACA TCAACATCTGCGCTAACGGTAACTACGGAGCCAAATGGGGCTGGAAGGCGTACGCTGGTGATTACTCCAATGCCGCTCTGGTGATCAAGGGTTACGGCTTAGAGAATGCTTCGGCTAAGGTCAACCAGTTCCTTGCTGCTAAGGGTGGCATCCAGGCTTTGGATG GATATGAAAAGAAGATCGCAAGCGCCATCGTCGTTGTTGCTAAGCTTTTCGACc gtGATGTCAAGACCTGGTCATCACAGGATGTTAACACCGTATTCGcaaaat cGACCGAAGTATTGGGATGGCTCGCAAACTCCTACTACCCACGCC ttgGAGGATACGTTTTAGCTG ATTTCCTCCGCCTTGGTTCTAACAAGAATGTCGTTAATGTAGGATTAG ATCTATCAATCTTCCAAGACCAACTGAACCAAATTTCATCATACAAAATCCAGCAACAGCTTTTATCTGGCGTGAAGAAGTGTACCGACCAAGACTTCAATAAAGCaaacgatgatgatgatgatgacgatgacgaCGATTCTGATGAAAACCAGTCTGACAACGGAACAACCACGAAGACTGTGTCTGCCGGTGGTTCACAAACCAACACCGGATCAACCATAGGTTCCACatcaaccacaggttccggatcaaccacaggttccACATCAACCACGAAGACTGTAACTGAAAATGGTTCCCAAATCAACTCCGGATCAACCAAAACAACCggatcaaccacaggttccTCATCAACGACAGGTTCCTCATCAACGACAGGTTCCTCATCAACGACAGGTTCCGGATCAACCAAAGGTTCCACATCATCGACAGGTTCCggatcaaccacaggttccACGTCAACCACGAAGACTGTAACTGAAAATGGTTCCCAAATCAACTCCGGATCAACCAAAACAACCggatcaaccacaggttccTCATCAACCACAGGAACTGGATCAACCATAGGAACCGGATCTACCACAGGTTCCggatcaaccacaggttccACATCAACCACGAAGACTGCAACTGAAGGTGGTTTCCAAACCAACACCGGAACAACCAAAACAACCGGATCAACCACATCTTCCGGATCAACCACAGGAACCggatcaaccacaggttccggATTAACGACAGGTTCCGGTTCCACATCAACCACGAAGACTGTAACTGAAGGTGGTTCCCAAACCACCTCCGGATCAACCACGAAGTCCGTATCTACCACAGGTTCCACATCAACCACAGGAACCGGATCAACGACAGGTACCggatcaaccacaggttccggCTCAACCACAAAGTCTGTAACTGAAGGTGGTTCCCAAACCACCTCCGGATCAACCACTGACTCAGAATCTCAAACCTACAACTCTAACAACAATTCTGACAATGATTCTGATAACAACACAGGTAATGCTGGTCAGAAACACAAAAGATCTGATTTATCTGACGATGTGAACGGAAACGATGATTCCGATAAGATCgaaaagaagaagaaattgATCAATGATCTGATTAACAAGGGCAAACAAAAGCAAGGCAAGGCTGGATCAACCACTGACGTTAGCAAAACCAACTCCGGTTCATCTACGACTGTTACGGGCTCTGGTTCCACAACCAGCTCCGGATCAACCACGAGTTCTGGAACAACCACGACTAAAGGATCATCTACTAAGACTGTATCTGAAGGTGGTTCCCAAATCAGCTCCGGAACTACCACATCTTCCGGATCAACCACAGGAACGGGATCAACCTCAGGTTCCGGCTCAACCACAGGTTCCGGATCCACATCAACCACGAAGACTGTAACTGAAGGTGGTTCCGAAACAACCAAAACAACCGGATCAACCACATCTTCCGGATCAACCACAGGAACCGGATCAACCACAGGAACCGGATCTAGCACAGGTTCCACATCAAGCACAGGTTCCggatcaaccacaggttccggTTCTACATCAACCACGAAGACTGTAACTGAAGGTGGTTCCCAAACCAGCTCCGGAACAACCAAAACAACCGGATCAACCATAGGTTCCGGCTCAACCACAGGTTCCTCatcaaccacaggttccggatcaaccacaggttccggatcaaccacaggttccGCATCAGCCACAGGTTCCGGCTCAACCACAGGTTCCGGTTCTACATCAACCACGAAGACTGTAACAGAAGGTGGTTCCCAAACCAGCTCCGGAACAACCAAAACAACCggatcaaccacaggttccggctcaaccacaggttcctcatcaaccacaggttccggCTCAACGACAGGAACCGGATCAACCACAGGAACTGGCTCAACCACATCTTCTGGATCGACCACAGGTTCCGGATCAACCACAGGAACCGGTTCTACATCAACCACGAAGACTGTAACTGAAGGTGGTTCCCAAACAACCAAAACCAGCTCAACCACAGGTTCCggatcaaccacaggttccggCTCAACCACAGGAACCGGATCAACCTCAAGTACTGGATCAACATCTACCACGAAGACTGTAACTGAAAGTGGTTCCggatcaaccacaggttccggCTCAACCAAATCTTCTGGATCAACCACAGGAACCGGATCAACGACAGGAACCGGATCAACCACAGGAACTGGCTCAACCACATCTTCTGGATCGACCACAGGTTCCGGATCAACCACAGGAACCGGTTCTACATCAACCACGAAGACTGTAACTGAAGGTGGTTCCCAAACAACCAAAACCAGCTCAACCACAGGTTCCggatcaaccacaggttccggCTCAACCACAGGAACCGGATCAACCTCAAGTACTGGATCAACATCTACCACGAAGACTGTAACTGAAAGTGGTTCCAAAACCGACTCTGGATCAACCAAAACAACCGGATCAACCACAGGAACCggatcaaccacaggttccggATCAACCACAGGAACTGGATCAACCACAGGAACCggatcaaccacaggttccTCATCAACCACAGGTTCCGCATCAGCCACAGGTTCCGGCTCAACCACAGGTTCCGGTTCTACATCAACCACGAAGACTGTAACAGAAGGTGGTTCCCAAACCAGCTCCGGAACAACCAAAACAACCggatcaaccacaggttccggctcaaccacaggttcctcatcaaccacaggttccggctcaaccacaggttccggctcaaccacaggttcctcatcaaccacaggttccggCTCAACCACAGGTTCCGGCTCAACCACAGGTTCCGCATCAGCCACAGGAACCGGATCTAGCACAGGTTCCGGATCAACCACAGGAACCGGATCTACATCAACCACGAAGACTGTAACTGAAAGTGGTTCTCAAACCAGCTCCGGAACAACCAAAACAACCGGATCAACCACAGAAACTGGATCGACCACAGGTTCCGGATCAACCACTGGTTCCggatcaaccacaggttccggCTCAACCACATCTTCTGGATCAACCACAGGAACCGGATCAACGACAGGTTCCggatcaaccacaggttccggCTCAACCACAGGTTCCGCATCAGCCACAGGTTCCGGCTCAACCACAGGTTCCGGTTCTACATCAACCACGAAGACTGTAACAGAAGGTGGTTCCCAAACCAGCTCCGGAACAACCAAAACAACCggatcaaccacaggttccggctcaaccacaggttcctcatcaaccacaggttccggCTCAACCACAGGTTCTGGCTCAACCACAGGTTCCTCatcaaccacaggttccggCTCAACCACAGGTTCCGGCTCAACCACAGGTTCCGCATCAGCCACAGGAACCGGATCTAGCACAGGTTCCGGATCAACCACAG gttccTCATCAACCACAG GTTCCGGATCAACCACAGGAACCGGATCAACCACAGGAACTggatcaaccacaggttccTCATCAACCACAGGTTCTGGATCAACCACAGGAACCGGATCAACCACATCTTCCggatcaaccacaggttccggATCAACAACAGGTTCCGGCTCAACCACAGGTTCCGCTTCTACATCAACCACGAAGACTGTAACTGAAGGTGGTTCCCAAACCAGCTCCGGAACAACCAAAACAACCGGATCAACCACAGGAACCGGATCAACCTCAGGTTCCGGCTCAACCACAGGTTCCggatcaaccacaggttccTCATCTACAACAGGTTCCggatcaaccacaggttcctcatcaaccacaggttccggctcaaccacaggttcctcatcaaccacaggttccggATCAACCACAGGAAGTggatcaaccacaggttccggATCAACCACAGCAACTGGATCTACCACAGGTTCCTCATCTACAACAGGTTCCggatcaaccacaggttcctcatcaaccacaggttccggCTCAACCACTGGTTCCTCatcaaccacaggttccggATCTACATCAACCACGAAGACTGTAACTGAAGGTGGTTCCCAAACCAGCTCCGGAACAACCAAAACAACCGGCTCAACCACATCTTCTggatcaaccacaggttccggCTCAACCACAGGTTCCGGATCAACCACAGGAACCGGATCAAGCACAGGAACCGGATCAAGCACAGGAACCGGATCAGCCACAGGAACCGGATCTACATCAACCACGAAGACTGTAACTGAAGGTGGTTCCCAAACCAGCTCCGGAACAACCAAAACAACCGGATCAACCACATCTTCTggatcaaccacaggttccggCTCAACCACAGGAACCGGATCTAGCACAGGAACCGGATCAAGCACAGGAACCGGATCAGCCACAGGTTCCGGATCAGCCACAGGTTCAGGATCAGCCACAGGTTCAGGATCAGCCACAGGTTCCGGATCAGCCACAGGTTCCTCATCTACAACAGGTTCCggatcaaccacaggttcctcatcaaccacaggttccggATCAACCACAGGAAGTggatcaaccacaggttccggATCAACCACAGGAACTGGATCTACCACAGGTTCCTCATCTACAACAGGTTCCggatcaaccacaggttcctcatcaaccacaggttccggCTCAACCACTGGTTCCTCatcaaccacaggttccggATCAACCACAGGAAGTggatcaaccacaggttccggATCAACCACAGGAACTGGATCTAGCACATCTTCCGGATCAGGAACTGGATCAACCACATCTTCTGGATCAACCACAGGCTCCGGATCAACCACAGGCTCCTCATCAAATACAGGATCCTCATCAGCCACAGGTTCCGGATCAGCTAACTCTGGTACAGGTTCAAATAACGGCTATGGAGATGAATATACAAAGATTTCATCAACCAACGAAAGTAGCGATTTCTCAGACGGCTCAGAAGACAGCTATAATCAGAAGAAAGTAGAAAATGGCAAGACAATCGAAGCTTCTGGCTCTAAAGTGGAAGAATCAGAAGGTAACTCAGCCTCTTCATCTTACTCAGAAGAGAGGAAGAACCGTGATGGATCCTACTCTAAGGTAGAGAAGAAATCGTCGAATGATGCTGAGAGTAACAGTAGTGTAGCTGATGAAAGCAAATCGGAGACCAGCTCTGATGGCTCTTTCCACTCTCAGAAGCATCACCACGTCAGTCATTCTTCAAAGAAGAGTAGCTCAGACAGTAGCTATTCTTACTCGTCAAATTAA